A part of Microbulbifer sp. MI-G genomic DNA contains:
- the ispD gene encoding 2-C-methyl-D-erythritol 4-phosphate cytidylyltransferase translates to MIRDYWVVVPAAGTGKRMGADRPKQYLPLMGRPLLSLTLENVLSWPGLAGIVVALSKEDGFFPHLKEAQNPKVHTVIGGAERADSVLAALTYLIGRAVDDTPVLVHDAARPCITRRDIGALLDEGVSPIALLARPASDTVKQSRTLDGAPCAEQTLDRRRIWLAQTPQRAPLHLLYSCLSRALKQGKTVTDEASALEMYGHSPQLVAVQGDNLKVTHPFDLLVAEAILRLRYAPTEDKQ, encoded by the coding sequence GTGATTAGGGATTACTGGGTTGTCGTGCCCGCCGCCGGCACCGGCAAGCGCATGGGTGCCGATCGGCCAAAGCAGTATCTACCGCTCATGGGACGACCGCTGTTATCCCTGACGTTAGAGAATGTTTTAAGCTGGCCGGGGCTTGCGGGAATTGTTGTGGCCCTGTCGAAAGAGGATGGGTTTTTCCCCCACCTCAAAGAGGCCCAAAATCCCAAGGTACACACGGTGATTGGTGGTGCCGAGCGGGCAGATTCTGTGCTGGCTGCACTGACGTATCTCATCGGGCGTGCGGTGGATGATACGCCGGTACTCGTCCATGATGCCGCCCGCCCCTGTATTACTCGGAGGGATATTGGTGCACTGCTCGATGAAGGCGTTTCGCCCATTGCCCTCTTGGCGCGCCCGGCTAGTGATACGGTGAAGCAGAGCCGGACTCTGGATGGGGCACCCTGCGCCGAACAGACGTTGGACCGGAGGCGGATCTGGCTCGCACAAACGCCGCAGCGTGCCCCTTTACACCTGCTGTATTCCTGCCTGAGCCGGGCCCTCAAACAAGGTAAAACGGTCACCGATGAGGCCAGCGCACTCGAAATGTATGGACATTCGCCCCAACTCGTGGCGGTGCAGGGCGATAATCTCAAAGTGACCCACCCCTTCGATCTCTTGGTAGCAGAGGCCATTTTGCGCCTGCGCTACGCCCCTACAGAGGATAAACAGTAG
- a CDS encoding protein-L-isoaspartate(D-aspartate) O-methyltransferase has protein sequence MDHLRHEGLGMTSQRTRNRLIQRLREEGIKNEQVLEVMASIPRHLFLDEALAIRAYEDTALPIGYGQTISQPYIVARMTELLLDRAKSLRRVLEVGTGSGYQTAILAGLVEQLYSVERVEPLLEKARRRLAELGLRNVEYKLSNGGFGWPDRGPYTAILAAAAPAIVPDELKRQLAPNGVMVIPVGSEQQYLTLLVRRQDSDLFDVEKLEAVRFVPLLSGVVR, from the coding sequence ATGGATCATTTAAGACACGAAGGCCTGGGAATGACCTCCCAGCGCACCCGCAACCGTTTGATACAGCGGCTGCGGGAAGAGGGGATTAAAAACGAGCAGGTTCTGGAAGTGATGGCTTCGATCCCCCGGCATCTGTTTCTGGATGAAGCCCTGGCGATTCGCGCTTACGAGGATACGGCTCTGCCCATAGGCTACGGCCAGACCATCTCGCAACCTTATATTGTTGCCCGCATGACTGAGTTGCTGCTGGATCGGGCTAAGTCCCTTCGGCGCGTACTGGAAGTGGGCACCGGTTCGGGCTATCAAACAGCGATTCTCGCTGGCCTGGTCGAACAACTTTACTCCGTTGAGCGTGTCGAACCCCTGTTGGAAAAGGCACGCCGACGCCTGGCAGAGCTGGGTTTGCGCAATGTTGAGTACAAACTCAGTAATGGGGGGTTTGGCTGGCCGGATAGGGGCCCCTACACTGCCATTCTTGCGGCGGCAGCACCGGCAATTGTTCCGGATGAGTTGAAACGGCAGTTGGCACCCAATGGTGTAATGGTTATCCCGGTGGGATCAGAGCAGCAGTATTTGACTCTGTTGGTCCGCCGCCAGGACAGCGATTTGTTTGATGTAGAAAAACTGGAAGCGGTGCGTTTTGTGCCGCTCCTTAGTGGTGTTGTTCGATGA
- the truD gene encoding tRNA pseudouridine(13) synthase TruD has product MTEGWKLDWPRALGAVYVSADFRTEPEDFVVEELAFPPPSENGEHVYLQIRKRGANTAWVAKQLATLAGVNTSDVGYFGLKDRHGLTTQWFSVWLGKKLQPDWSRLNGPEISVLHTFRGSRKLRRGEHSGNRFKIRLRSIRGKRAAAEQRLDKISAGVPNYFGEQRFGIHGNNLDLVRHLAEGGGGCGKSKKAFAMSAARSWLFNQVLAERVDAGNWREVLDGEPEANPSGPLWGRGRNPASRVQEELEQRALLPWQPWCNWLEHCGLRQERRALVLRPEAFHYQWEEDSLVLGFSLSHGEFATALLREVAQLVNVKSST; this is encoded by the coding sequence ATGACTGAAGGCTGGAAACTGGATTGGCCGCGGGCGTTGGGTGCAGTGTATGTGAGCGCAGACTTTCGCACTGAGCCGGAAGACTTTGTTGTTGAAGAACTGGCGTTTCCGCCGCCCTCTGAAAATGGTGAGCATGTTTATCTGCAGATCAGAAAGCGCGGCGCAAACACGGCCTGGGTGGCAAAGCAGTTGGCGACTCTTGCCGGCGTAAACACCTCGGATGTGGGCTATTTCGGTTTGAAAGACCGGCATGGGTTAACTACCCAGTGGTTCAGTGTATGGCTGGGGAAAAAGCTCCAGCCGGACTGGTCGCGACTCAACGGCCCGGAGATCTCTGTGCTGCACACTTTTCGCGGCTCGCGCAAGTTGCGTCGGGGCGAGCACAGCGGAAACCGGTTCAAAATCCGCCTGCGCAGTATTCGCGGGAAGCGAGCTGCTGCCGAGCAGAGACTGGATAAAATTAGCGCCGGTGTGCCCAATTACTTTGGTGAGCAGCGCTTTGGTATCCATGGGAACAACCTGGATTTGGTCCGCCATTTGGCCGAGGGTGGCGGGGGCTGTGGCAAAAGCAAAAAGGCCTTTGCCATGTCCGCAGCGCGCAGTTGGCTGTTTAATCAGGTCCTGGCAGAAAGGGTCGATGCGGGCAACTGGCGGGAGGTGCTCGATGGTGAGCCGGAAGCAAATCCCAGCGGCCCTCTTTGGGGGCGCGGGCGCAATCCGGCATCCCGTGTACAGGAAGAGTTGGAGCAGCGTGCTCTGCTCCCCTGGCAGCCCTGGTGCAACTGGTTAGAGCACTGCGGGCTCAGGCAGGAGCGCCGGGCCTTGGTACTACGCCCTGAGGCGTTTCACTATCAATGGGAAGAAGACAGTCTGGTGCTCGGGTTTTCCCTGTCCCATGGTGAATTTGCAACAGCGCTGTTGAGGGAAGTGGCCCAGCTGGTCAATGTGAAATCAAGCACTTAA
- the kdsA gene encoding 3-deoxy-8-phosphooctulonate synthase: MKTIEVGNIQIANDRPFVLFGGMNVLESRELAMQVAEHFVKVTQKLGIDYVFKASFDKANRSSVDAYRGPGMEAGLRIFQEIKETFNIPLITDIHEQFQAAPVAEVVDIIQLPAFLARQTDLVAAMAATGAVINVKKPQFMSPPQVKNIVDKFAQCGNEDILLCERGTCFGYDNLVVDMLGFRTMIDVSAGAPVIFDVTHSLQMRDPSGAASGGRRAQVTELGRAGLAIGIAGLFLEAHPQPDKALCDGPSALPLDKLEPFLAQMKAVDDLVKGFATLDTK, from the coding sequence GTGAAAACCATTGAAGTCGGAAATATTCAGATTGCGAATGACAGGCCCTTTGTTCTGTTTGGTGGTATGAATGTACTGGAGTCCCGGGAGCTGGCCATGCAAGTGGCGGAACACTTCGTTAAAGTCACCCAAAAGCTGGGAATTGACTACGTTTTCAAAGCCTCTTTTGACAAGGCAAACCGTTCCTCGGTCGATGCCTACCGCGGGCCGGGCATGGAAGCGGGCTTGAGGATTTTCCAGGAAATCAAAGAGACCTTTAATATTCCCCTGATTACCGATATACACGAGCAGTTCCAGGCGGCACCTGTGGCAGAGGTTGTGGATATTATCCAGTTGCCCGCTTTTCTTGCCCGCCAGACCGATCTGGTAGCGGCCATGGCCGCTACCGGTGCGGTGATCAATGTAAAGAAGCCACAGTTTATGAGTCCGCCGCAGGTCAAAAATATAGTGGATAAATTTGCCCAGTGTGGCAATGAAGACATTCTGTTATGCGAGCGTGGGACCTGCTTTGGCTACGACAATCTCGTGGTCGATATGCTAGGCTTTCGCACCATGATTGATGTTTCCGCAGGGGCCCCTGTGATCTTTGATGTGACGCACTCGCTGCAGATGCGCGACCCTTCTGGTGCCGCGTCCGGTGGACGCCGGGCGCAGGTTACAGAGCTGGGGCGCGCAGGTCTGGCGATTGGTATTGCCGGGTTGTTCCTCGAAGCACATCCGCAACCGGACAAGGCCCTGTGCGATGGGCCCAGCGCACTGCCTTTGGACAAGCTGGAGCCTTTCCTTGCACAAATGAAGGCGGTAGATGATCTGGTAAAAGGCTTTGCCACACTGGATACAAAATAA
- a CDS encoding septum formation initiator family protein, with product MKWLLAILTILLLATQYRLWVGPGSLAEITRLKRQLAVQREKNAALEQENRQLFREVRSLKVGTDGIEARARYDLGLIKEGETLFIFLDTQETGQ from the coding sequence ATGAAATGGCTGCTGGCAATTCTCACCATCCTACTGCTTGCCACCCAATATCGGCTCTGGGTAGGTCCAGGCAGTCTCGCCGAAATCACCCGTCTCAAGCGTCAACTCGCCGTACAGCGAGAGAAAAATGCCGCTCTTGAGCAGGAAAACCGCCAATTGTTCAGGGAGGTGCGCAGTCTCAAAGTGGGTACCGACGGGATTGAGGCCAGGGCGCGCTATGATTTGGGACTGATCAAGGAAGGGGAAACACTGTTTATCTTCCTGGATACGCAAGAGACCGGGCAGTGA
- the ispF gene encoding 2-C-methyl-D-erythritol 2,4-cyclodiphosphate synthase, with the protein MSFRIGQGFDVHAFGPGNHVVIGGVKIPYERGLEAHSDGDVLLHALADALLGALALGDIGHHFPETDARYANVDSRRLLRKVVTLINHKGYRLVNADITLIAQAPKMAPYVEAMRTTIAADCGVERGDISVKATTTERLGFPGRGEGIAAQAVVLLEHSHD; encoded by the coding sequence GTGAGTTTTCGAATAGGCCAAGGCTTTGACGTACATGCCTTTGGTCCAGGTAATCATGTTGTCATCGGCGGAGTGAAAATTCCGTACGAGCGCGGCCTTGAGGCCCATTCAGACGGTGATGTACTTCTACATGCCCTGGCGGATGCACTGCTGGGTGCCCTGGCCCTGGGAGATATCGGCCACCATTTTCCTGAGACGGATGCCCGTTACGCCAACGTGGATAGCCGCAGGTTATTACGAAAGGTTGTCACCCTGATCAATCACAAAGGGTATCGCCTGGTGAACGCCGACATTACTCTGATTGCCCAGGCGCCGAAGATGGCCCCCTATGTTGAAGCGATGCGCACTACTATCGCCGCAGATTGTGGTGTTGAACGCGGTGATATCAGTGTCAAGGCGACGACGACGGAGAGACTGGGGTTTCCTGGTCGCGGCGAAGGCATCGCAGCCCAGGCCGTTGTGTTACTCGAGCACTCCCATGACTGA
- the eno gene encoding phosphopyruvate hydratase, whose amino-acid sequence MSKIVAVKAYEVLDSRGNPTVEADVMLEDGSIGSACAPSGASTGSREALELRDGDEARYFGKGVLKAVENINTTVADLLKGMDAADQRALDKAMIDADGTENKARLGANTILAVSLAAAKAAAASKKIPLYQHIAEVNGTAGQYSMPVPMMNILNGGEHADNNVDIQEFMIQPVNATTFAEALRQGAEIFHSLKKVLSRNKLSTAVGDEGGFAPNLPSNEAALKVIAEAVEKAGYTLGEDIALALDCASSEFYKDGKYNLSGEGKQYDSEGFANYLAELSSNYPILSIEDGMDESDWDGWKILTDKIGEKVQLVGDDLFVTNTRILREGIERGVGNAILIKFNQIGSLSETLDAIKMAKEAGYTVVISHRSGETEDTTIADLAVATAAGQIKTGSLCRSDRVAKYNRLLRIEAELNGAAAYRGRAEFT is encoded by the coding sequence ATGAGCAAGATTGTCGCTGTTAAAGCCTACGAAGTGCTGGATTCCCGCGGTAACCCTACCGTTGAAGCTGATGTGATGTTGGAGGACGGGTCTATCGGTTCCGCCTGCGCCCCCTCCGGCGCATCCACCGGCTCCCGAGAGGCACTCGAACTGCGCGATGGGGACGAGGCCCGCTACTTTGGCAAGGGCGTTCTGAAAGCTGTTGAGAATATTAATACCACTGTTGCCGACCTGCTTAAGGGTATGGATGCGGCAGATCAGCGTGCACTGGACAAAGCGATGATCGATGCCGATGGTACTGAAAACAAAGCCAGGCTGGGCGCCAACACTATCCTGGCCGTATCCCTGGCTGCGGCCAAAGCCGCGGCGGCGTCGAAAAAAATTCCGCTGTATCAGCATATTGCAGAAGTTAATGGCACTGCCGGTCAGTATTCCATGCCGGTCCCTATGATGAATATCCTCAATGGTGGAGAACACGCCGACAACAACGTGGATATTCAGGAATTTATGATCCAGCCGGTAAATGCCACGACTTTTGCCGAGGCCCTGCGCCAGGGGGCCGAGATTTTCCACAGCCTGAAAAAAGTGTTGTCGAGGAACAAGCTCAGCACTGCCGTCGGGGATGAGGGCGGCTTTGCCCCCAACCTGCCCTCCAACGAAGCGGCCCTGAAAGTGATTGCCGAGGCAGTGGAAAAGGCCGGTTACACCCTGGGTGAGGATATTGCCCTGGCGCTGGACTGCGCCTCCTCCGAATTTTACAAGGATGGCAAGTACAATCTGTCAGGTGAGGGCAAGCAGTACGACAGTGAAGGCTTTGCCAATTACCTGGCTGAGTTGTCTTCCAATTACCCGATCCTGTCCATCGAAGATGGTATGGATGAGAGCGATTGGGATGGCTGGAAAATACTGACCGATAAGATTGGTGAGAAAGTCCAGTTGGTGGGTGATGACCTATTTGTAACCAATACCAGGATCCTCAGAGAAGGTATTGAGAGGGGGGTGGGCAATGCCATCTTGATCAAGTTCAACCAGATCGGCTCTCTGTCAGAAACGCTTGATGCGATCAAAATGGCCAAAGAGGCCGGATATACCGTAGTCATTTCTCACCGTTCCGGTGAGACCGAGGACACCACGATCGCAGATCTGGCTGTCGCCACTGCTGCAGGCCAGATCAAGACCGGCTCTCTGTGTCGCTCAGACCGCGTCGCCAAGTACAACCGCCTGCTGCGTATCGAAGCGGAGTTGAACGGGGCGGCGGCCTACCGCGGCCGGGCTGAATTCACCTGA